The DNA sequence GTGTCACCTCCCTGTGCCTCATCTCCTTATattctctcttttctttctcttttgctgCATTCCAGTCTTGAAAATGATTCAATTCaccaaacatgtaaaaaaaaaaaactataaaatcactcatgtttttgctaatgtcttgctgttgtgataaactgtggaatattgacattttgataagaagtTTGTGCTCAATATGTTTTGGAATGGTCAAAAAAGTGCACCTACTATTTTTTGATGTGGtaagtaaagtttgttttagttttgccTCTTTAATGTTTGAGGTTAAAACAATTCCTTTTAATGGTGTAAAAGTAAtggttggggaaaaaaaatcatagagacatttttttttttgtaatttgatcCTTTACTGTCATGAATCTAAATtaaaatacctcaaaatgagGCAAATTCGTAGCAATTATAAGGTTAGATTAGAAACTGATTAATTAGATTAATTAATTATAGCCCGTCataataatctaaaaaaaataaatcacatgacagcaCTAATCATTATACACTGTATAGTTGTAAAGACTAAAACAATGCTACTTCCCCTTGATACTATATCTGTTTGCTAATTATTTATCATGAATTTGATCAATCAGAATTGCCAGAGAACTGGACAGACACGAAGGAGACCTTGCTGGAGGGGATGGTGTTCAATGTGAAGTACCTGGGCATGACTCTAGTTGGCCAGCCCAAAGGAGAGGACATGGCCTCGGCTGCCATCCGGAGAATCGTTGCCACGGTGAGCCTCACCCTTCTAACATGTGTGATTATGTCAGCTAGTTAACTACAATATTGGACAATCACACAGTAGATGGAGCAGACAATAACCTGCTAAAAAACGACTCTTTAGTGTACATTTAGTTGTAAGCTGAACCCAAtcattttaaagtaacaaaaaaggaaaaggtgcTGAGTCAGTTCTAACAGCCAGTGTTCATCAATGCAGATCAAACCCTGAAGCTAATTATTCTTGCAAAAAGTGAAAATAGATTTTATgcaaaaagctgcatttctttttaagtgtCTTGCCGTGCAATGTGGCTCTGGCCCAAACAGACTGCTTTCTACAACATTTATGAGCTCAGATTGGTTCAGATGAATAATTCCTTCACTATTTCATACTTGTTCTGTTTTCAAAAGACAGGGTTTAAAACGCAAACTGCATTATATTTAATCAATTTTGCAGACACTGAAAGACTTCAATTGCTTCTTTGTAATTTGCACACccattttctttctcatttattCTACCGGCTGTTTGATCTCATGTTCAAATGCATGCCCACCAATTCATCAGAACAATGAGAAAATGTATTCTGAGTAAGGCTTTCTTCAAAAATTCAACAGTGTGGTCTAATCGCATGCTTTTCATGCTTCTCCTATGCTTTTCAACTAGAGCCAGAACTGAACCTATTAGCAGGATTTGAATTGGattcaattgatttttttttttttaccaagacaATAACAAAAACCGTTGTCTTTGTTGGTTGTCAATCAACCTTAACAGAGGTTAATAATGCATTATTTGTCCTATACTGATATGCCTCAGTTTGACATGACAAGAGCAGACAGAGGGACCGAGCATAGTAAGAACGACTGAGCTTTATCCATCTCAATCATTCAGGCTTTTGCTGGGTGGCATGACACTCATAACATGATAGAATCGTGGTTGTCTTTGTATCGGTGACCTATTATATCGCCTAAATCatatttcctttcatttttttttcttttttcaaactaatAGAATTCTACTGAAATAAACTCCCTTTTTAAACAATCTCTAGAGTTTTGGTTCTCTTAGGAAGTCATGACACCATTTCTTGTTCTTGAAAAGCCCTAATTTTCCCAGAAGCAACTTTTAACGAAAGCAGCTTCCAGCAATTATTAAGGCTCTTGTCACTTCTTAGAAATTCCATGGCCTTTTTCGGGTCAGAATGAGTAAAAATACCCAATTTAAGTTTAGACATAATTCCTGCTGTTACTTAAATGTGATGCTAAGCTCCTCTCGTTTGTGATTTAACTGCACAGAGGGCAGTAGCGTAGTCAACAGGCACTCTCACAGACCCTGAGCTCAGCACTGTGGCTACATTTGATGAAACTCCAGATGGCAGAGAGCAGCAGGGGGAGTCTGTGGCTGCCAGCCTGGCCTCCAGTGCTCATTCTGGGTTCTACAATGCTGCAACCCCCCAATCTGTCTCTTTCTATAAATTCCACAGTATATTTCGAGAGCAAAGTTGGCTGCACAATTtcattttgctgtatttttgagAGATGTGCgagtgtttgtggtgttttgaGTTGTGAGCCTGTTAGGGTGATAGCAGACATTTAACCATGAGAAGACTTTGGTggtatttcaaaaataaatgttatcaaatgttttgtgtttgcaggcCAGAGCCAGTACTAAGAAATTTCGGAAAGTGACACTGACTGTGTCACCGAAAGGGATAATCATTACCGACACAGAGACCACAGACCTTATAGAGGACGTCTCCATATACAGGCAAGGGTCAACTTCCTATTGCAATCTCCAATTCAGGCTGTCACTGAGAATAAATTATATACTGTAGTATTTGAAGATGCTCATtctgtttagtatttttttaatctcctctgtctcttttttaaagtacaatataGTAATTCTTATGCGTGACTCTCATATGTGAATTAAAccaagtttcttttttcctttttttgagttaatttatcatttttgaTTGTTTGAACCCACTAAGAAAATTGTTGATCAACTCTCTGTTGCTGTTCATCTGTAGGCATATCTCTTCAGGTGTCGCCACAGTTAAAATAGCTTTCCCTAAGTCAAACATTTGGTTTAGGAGAGATTTTTATGCagaatgcccttcctgacacaataccctgtattttatccgggctggggaccggaaCAGGGAGCCATCCAGTTGCTACGTAGATCAAGTCTCTATATCGTCATTTATGTTCCTACGATTACTTATTGGATTCCCTACTCTCTCACGCACATGCATTTTTCTGTGGgcaaaaagtcaatttttttagCCTATGAACTCACTGCTGCTTAAGAAGTGCAGAAAACTGAAAATTCACGAGGTTTAGGATCAAATGAAGTAAAATATGGCAAATTCTGAACTGGATTTTTTGGGCCCTCCAacataattttctttctttttctgtgtttcactGTTCTCTATTTGTGCTATAAAAAAGCTAAGTGTAGTATCACTGCACAATGCACTGGTTATGCTAATAAAAGTTATCGTTCTGTCTTAcctataaggaaaaaaaaatctatgtgaagaaaaggaaaactgcattttttccggATAAAACTGCTTTAATTCACTATCCATGTATAGGGAGTAGATATACTGTAAATTGCCATCCCTacatattaaacatttaaaatcaaatagttttaattaaaaaagaacttGCTAATTATCTCTTGCAAATAATTAGATTATTTTATTACTACAAAGAGGACAATAATGATTAGAAAATGTAATGATTATGCTTTGATTACCTTAGCGATGCCTTCatgtaattaaaaaaggaaaataaatgattgGCTACTACAGAAGTTACTGGTAAAGAAAGTTGCCTGCAGACAGTGGAGGTTTGAGTTCCTGGTTAGCACGCCAACCAAACAGAGACACAGTCGATCTGTGCACAAAATCTCATTCATCTTATGTGTCTATTTTAAATATAAGTtgcattttataaacaaaaatccATTGGGCCATGATTTAAAACAATGTGATTTCAAAAGTCTATAATTATCACGTTAAATTTTAAGGGTGCTAAAATCTCTCCATCAAAACATCAAACAGACTGTGACTAAATTAAGATTTGTTTCCAGAGTTTCTCTCTCTGCAGAATTCTGCTAAGACTTGTGTGACCGAACATTGGTCGGACTGTGATCAGAcagagcatgtgtgtgtgtgtgtgtgtgtgtgtgtgtgtgtgtgtgtgtgtgtgtgtgtgtgtgtgtgggtgagaGTGAGAGAATGTCCATCCTCTCCTAATCCACCTTATCAGCAGAAACAGAAGAACACATAGGCCAGAGCTACAAGcttgatctttttattttcctcttctctATTTCtcctttgttaatttttttttattgtatcatTAAAGCCGTGGAAATACTAAGGAGCTAACAATAACTGCAGACTTTGAAACCATTCTTCCAGTCTGGGAAAGGGCCACACTATGTGCTTTGGTTGAGtaaaaatgggttttatttctcttttaatgacaccccaccccccacttcACTGTGGTCTTAGACCCCCCGCTTCACCTcttatttttttgcacataatccaTTTGTGGGAGGTGAGAACCAGTGAAGGATGTAGGAAGACGAGTGAGGGGAATCAAATCAAGGCAGTGATCACTGAGCCTTAGAAATATAGAGAAAATTGTGCATTTGCCAAGACACTGATGTATCTGTACTAGTTTATGTAAAGCATAAAATTCTATGTGACATTCATTTCTTATTCTTTCTCAGTGGAATATCTCCTCCCaggttaaaaaaagggaataatGAGAAGCTACGCTCAGACCACTCTGCAATTCACGTTTAAGCCAACTCTTATAATGAAAAGTCCAAGTAAACGCGTGTAATTGCTTTTCAGGTTTTCGTGTTTAAAACTCctgttgcacattttttagaTCCATTTTCAAACTCTACCTACAATCAACACACATATGCCTGTCGTAAAAGAACAAGTTGAACTATGACCAATCAGGGGTTTGGATTTGATGGCTTCCCCTTTAATTCTCAGACATGCCAACTGTTTGAATattaatcatggaggagaaattaatagttgcggtttgtgtctggctggaattatatgacaccaagtctttcacatatcgaaatagagctgtgaaagaacaagcctgaagcaagattaaCGAGATATGCAcctctttgacatttcacaccaagactcttccaattgtaggtggcggacatgcgctaaaGAAACCTTTTGgagcaacagtaaaaaaaatttggtgagagtggttcaattttaaaccaatttatttttatttttcctgtgttAAAATACCCCGCAAAACAAGTTGGTCCCTTTTTAACCTCGAAGCTAGGTAAAAACaacccaactttttttttaaactatgaagatgtatttattattgtaaattaatgcaaatattacttttaaatatttattactgGTTGTTCATAGCCACCCTGTATAATGACTTTAACTTCATTTATTAATCATCACctggatttttgtcttttttctcacTTAAATGTCATATCAACTATAATTCTAATTTACAAATTTACTGGCATGTTTCACATGCTAAAACTGAATTCAACTGAGGCCTTTTGCCTAAGATTCCTTAAAGGATGTCAattatatatttgaaaatttttcaaaatatgattTTGTTAGTCATACTTaaaattttgtttgtgttttcaagttttttctGTTCTCTGTCCTTCAAACAGGCAATATTACCTGTAGAGTCTCAAAGAGATTAATTTACAAGTTACACCGAAACGAAACACAACCTAGCCATATTGTGTTCATTATACACAcagtaaaaaactaaactatCACATACCTCAGTTTACCTTTATTGAATCACGATCTTAAAgcacatgaaaagaaaatgtcagcGTTACGCTACAAGAGCCTCAGTTGGGTTAAACAGAACTGCTTTCttaatttcttcctttttcttaacAATAAACGAAAATCATGAAAAGGTTGACAGATGAGATGAAAGATAATGGCCTTAAAGAAAAATTGCCCAGAAGTAATCAGGTTTTCTTTTACTGCTTACCTTCTACCAAAAAAAGGCATCCTACTTAAGAAGCagcacattttgtaaaaataataagtATGAGAAAAACTAAGAGTCAGAGCCAAACGTTGCCTGTGCTGTATCAATTCCTATTTGATTAATCctttaatatgtatttttaacaaagagAAATGTACTTGGATTAACTGAAAAAGTTGGGAAGCAACTGGTCACCTGTGACTAAAAATATCAGCAGCTTTAGTTAATAACATGCCTGATCGATCTATAAATGATATTTGTCATTACATTTAGGAttcaaacaaagcagaaatgttgatTGGCATCTCACCTGTTAGAGATGCTCATCACTCTGACATGCTGATGGATTTACAGTCACAACAACacagatttagtttttgtttcaaGGCATAAGGAGTTTCTAAACAAGCTTGCTTGAAAGCAGATAGTAgatattttttcagattttacagCCGATTTCTTCATTCAGTTCACAGTGAAAGTTGACATGCTTTGATGAACAAATTTTTGCTGAAGCTTTGTTCTGCAAACATTCAACTATTCCCTGTCTGCCTCACGAGTACCTGTGCTTCAGAGTGAGCGGATCAAAGGCCTGCAGCCCACAGAGCCCCTTTGGAGACATGATGCAAACTGACAGCTCAGCTTCTGTTGTTCCAAATCAGTGTGATACTGTCAGttaatatttctattttctcttctttttccttcaaaCTAAAGGTCTCTGCTGTGAAGATGATCTGCTGTTCGTCACACTGATGATGGGGTTATGTGATTCGGAACCTTCTAATAATCGAAAGTGAAGCATGTTTAAcaattgcttcttttttttattgtattttacttCAATTATATGCAAAGCAgcaaattttattttctaaaatgcaTATAGGAAAAACATCGTCTTAATAGTTGACATTCAATATGAGAGCTAGATTATCCTaacaattcaaataaataatttttctgACATTAGGAAGGACTTCCACCATATTCagccttgttttttttgcagtctACCCTTTGATCCTGAACTTTCTAGAAGACTCCATGATTTTTGCATTGCTCTTTGTGCAGCCTCGTCTGTCTTATTTTCATGCAGCATTTGGGGGCTACTGTTTAGTCTGTCATGAGCTGCATGTCTACTGCCCCACTTCATTATTCAGCCTCATGCATTCATTAATGCTCAGTGAAAAGCAGTAATTACTgaaacatcaaaaatgttttttgcattCCTTCATTGAGTTTTAGTTTCTCCTATGCCAATGAGAggcatttgatttgattcccAATCACCTTGTGTCTGCTATTgttgtttacattaaaatagcTACCTGTCCTTAACACTGCCGTTTTGGACTTTTCGTTGGCAAACAAGAGCTGATTTGAAAAGGATTATGCCAAACAAAACAGCTaaaagaacagtttctttctaATTCCATTTCGATCAACCAGCacttgtttttaattctttcacctcactcctctttttttgtttgtttgggccTTCGTGTTCCAATAAAGCTTGAATTTGATTTGTTAGGGTTTAGGTAACGGCACTTATTGGTTTTCCGTTGaggtattttttaacattttgtgtgACAGTAAGGTTCGgcatgtaatgaaaaaaaaaaaactaaaacaagcccagaaaatttaattaaataaaaaaaagtgctgcttctatttgaaaatacattaaattgtATTTGTATCCAAATAAAAGTTAATGTGTCAGATTTTAACATGTGaagattttacttttgttgcTTTCAGAACATATTACCTTTTTCAATCTTCTTATTGTGTCAGTGGTGGTGACATTTTATCCTGATTGATAATTTACCACTAACATAAATGTCCAGTCAATCCagtgaaagttgtttttttggggggaaaacgGCACAAAAAACAAGATATGCTGTTTCTAACAAATCACAATCACATCTGAAGATAatgtcacaaaaatgttttcacatcaCATGAGCCTTTCCATCCGAAATAGGTCAGACTactcagggtttttttttctgtgctcatTTTTTATGCAATTACACCCTAAATATACAGTAAGTGTGAGGAGAGCAGTGTCCTGGGTATTGCTATGTGGGTCATGGATCAGTGTTGCAAGCCAGCAGCCAATTTGTGAGAGAAATGTGAGCAATGGTGATCCCCTGCTTGTTCGTTGAATTAATAAGTTAGTTTATTTtcagagtcccccccccccccctgttgtTTGAAGTTTGTCTCCAAATGGGTGTCAGGCGCCCACAAACCCCCCGTTGAATATAGTTTACAAGTTACTGTAATGATTGCAGATTAGTGATCCACCCGCGCTGAAAGCATCCATCTGTTGTTTTACTGCACAGAGGATGATACTCAAAGTGAGCCAACTGTGGGTCAGGTGCATTGCTCATTCAGGCATCTATTTAAAGGAAACACTTGATTATAGGCGGCGGTTTAGGTAACAGATAAACATAGCCTCTCTAGATCAATACAGCTACTAATAGCCGATATTAAATCTGACCGAGAATCTATTTGTGTCAGTGAAAGCTGCTGCGGGAgaacacaaaacaaaggaaaaacagaggGGCGTGACTGCATTTAAAGACAATTGGATTTCTCCGAAAGCATATATTAGATTTAGAAGCGTGACAGCTGGGAACGAGCGTTCAGGTGAGATCAGTCGCACTGGGGATCAATTTGGAAGATGAGACTTTCCATTTCCCACTGGCAGCAGAAATTCAGATATTTCAGCCAGGGGGTTCAAATTGAATAAGATCAggtttttgtttcagaaaatcATTTTGCAACAGTTctagaatggaaaaaaagatgcatGTTTAGCAGAGACCCTTTTCTCTATCGTTAAATTATCATTTTAAGTTCTTAATTCCGAAATCTACATGAGTAAATGATTCCCTGTAAACCATGAATGGAAAACTCAAAATCAACGTGATTATCTACAGGGTAAAATACTTTCTCCACATTATAACACTCAAAATAATACTCTTAACCATCTTGCTCATTGGGCTCTAAGCGTGTCAAAATTCTCCAATAAAACAGAAAGTAGGAGCTAATCCATATTTCAAGAATGATGGACTTAATATGAATTCACAAAtaccatgtttttatttttgtgtttcttgcaGAATCTCATACTGCACAGCTGATAAAACTCAGGATAAGGTCTTTGCTTATGTCTCACAGAGTCAGTTCAATGAAACTCTAGAGTGCCATGCATTCCtctgccaaaaaagaaaaattgtaagTACAGATATTTTATATTCACGCCTTTACATAAGAGTATTTGCATTTATGCCTTTAAAACCAGCTGCTTCTGTGTTTGTAGACACTGTAGAAAGTGTCTACTGAATTGCATGTTGTGGGATAGTTTCTGGCTCCATCTAGTGACaattaagtaaaaatgaaacgtgtcggtttttaaaaaatattatttttttatgtatttttttaaaaccatgttTCAGtcttgttttgattttctgCAGGCTCAGGCTGTCACCTTAACGGTAGCTCAGGCTTTTAAAGTTGCTCTAGACCTTTGGGAGATCGCTCAGGAAAGTAAGTTTGcattaaaactcaaaaaagaaaataaaaaatatcgtTCTCTCTTAAGGGAATGGGTAATTTCAAAATGTTAATCCCACTTTAAGAGACTATATTCTTTGTGTTTTAGGTAAGAAATCTCGGACCTGCTGTTCCTGCACAGCATCTGAAGGGCAGATGGAGACAGAAACTCGACATGTTCCTTCAGGTGACACTCTTATTATTTTTAGCACACAAATAGGTTTCTTAAACATCCTGCTCTGTTTTTTCAGCTACTGTTTAGGACACAATTTCGTTAGAGATCACTGGAACTGATAATCGATCCCAGTAGAATGTTTGGAACACTACCATGACcccatttctttttaacattctttttaaatgaacagaCTGAAGCACATCATAGTAGTtggtaagaggtgaaacgtcttcaactttaaaaaccaagtccagatgacaacctttaaacctactactatgatggaatctacctggatgaatgagtcttcatagacaaacTGAAGCACAGTTACATGAAATATATTattgctaaaaacaaaaataattcttACGATGAATACTTTATTTATGAACATTGATATTTGGTTATAGGTTATCTAAAGAAATgttagtgttttctttttcttcaatatttttatttaaaaacaaaaaaatgactcaCTTTGTAAACACTTTCTTCTGTATTATTAGctgttatttttaatctttttacttttaatattcTTTTCTAAATTATTCATGTTTCAGTTAACTAGAAGATTAAAGTtcaatttcaaaaatgttgaaattagcAAAGTAGCTGAAGggaagacattttttctgtcagaaaacaATACGAATAACATTTCTGTTGGCTGATCTGTGCAATCTATATAGAAAAAAGGAAGTGCCATAGGCATTTTGTCAGTTTTATTTCctatttatatttaatccttttttaagctctaattgtattttaatgtttacCATCATACCCAGTTAcaagaccaatgggaacactATTGCagtagatctaaagatgatcaaagtgggactttaatgtccaccatctttaaaatgtttatgtgaCTAATCTTATTGGAATTCAAATTAGTTGTACTAAGAAAAATCCAATACCAATTCATCAAAACCAGaaatcaattttctttataaaacaaTGTCTTGCATTTGCCAAGCACAACAAAAATCagctctgttttattttttgtaaaatgtcatCATTTGATTAATTAAGGGATAAATTACGGTAAgtgaaagctgttttttgtgaCCTTTTGTTATGGAAATTTGAAAGTTTAATCGATATGTCACTGATTCATGTGAagtcaaaaatcaaatcatgcGAAAAGCTACAAGTTCAAACTAATGGTTACTGTGCAACATTGTGTGGTTGTATTATGCTTTAATTCAGCTTGATCAGACTTTGGAGATGGACTGTTGtgacaaaatgacattttctttttgaaggtCATTCTGCGAGTTAAAGACCCCCACTCCATTCCAAGCCCGTATGCAAAAATGCCTGTAAACAGTTGCAACTGTTTTGCTAATTTTAGGGAAAATGTGAAACATTGATATTTAAATTATTCAATTTATTCAAAGTTCAGTGAAAAGCTCTTATTGAAAAGGTCCGTCAGCTTaactttttcaaatcaaatcaaactttttaaaaattgtatttactgcaaacaaaaagtaaattttctttgaaaatcaaTTTTGTTAAGTGTTAaaagaatttttgtctttgaactGGAAGCTGAACTGgtaatcgaaaaaaaaaaaaaaaaaacttttaaagaaaattacaataTAATTTTTTGGAGCTTGAGTTATTAATTGgctgatttaaaatgttaaacatttaGATTAAAACAATCCTCCGAGGCTGATATTAAAGGTCCTTTGGAGAAGTTATCTCTTTGTGCTGAGGATGACGGACAAGCATATCTTCCTCCACTTGTCTTCATGTTCATGCTGTCAGCATTGTTGCCAAAAGACTGCTGAAAGTGTTTCACTCCAGTCTCTTGAACTTCATAAATTCGtaaatggattaaaaaataaagaaaataaatgatgatGCTATCTTCTTGACATTATAATTACTTCTAATCGCAAATACATATTTTGCATTCAATCATATAGCAGCTTACACACAGGACACACTTGATcctttaaatataattattgtaaaaacaagttttattaaTTTGCTTTTGTATTTTAGTTCACACAGGGAGCTGAGGGAAACACAATgatatgcatttaaaaaatgttttcgaTACTGATTAATTGTtggtattgttttaaaaaatatagtcCTCATTTTTTGCATGATTCAtcaagttaccatggtaacTCCTACTTGGTGAACTACCACCATCACTGATTGCTGCTATATTTGTACTAATGACCTTTTCAGTTATCCTGTGTCCATTACCACGCTTAGAAAGGTGAATGTGGTCACTTTCTGACTCTCACATTAGGGGCAAATCATTCATTTTAACCGAGGATTTTAAATACTTCCCAAAGGTCATGTCATTCATTGGTCAGGATTTAATAgcacaaatgttttctgttcctGGAAGGTCAGAATGAAGCTTTTATCATATTCAGTTTATACGTAATAAGAGCTGAAGTTCTTTACATTCTTCTAACCAGGCTAGAGCATCAATTGAAAAGGTGGAGGCTTGTTTGTGAAAGCCTGATGGGGCTTTGAAGTACAAAGTTGTTCCATGAAATGGTGAAAGTGTTTTGCGTGACATGAGAGGAAGTTTTACTgtgctgcagacaaaaaaaaggggtaaaaaaaacactgacaggttcttttttttccctctcgtTTGCTTCATGTCTCGTTGTGGTCtgtcattttccatttcttttcatCCGTCTACAACTGTCCTCTGTGTGTCATTGTCTCCACTTTTTCGCTTTATTCTCTTCCAGCCGGTCACCCACACCTGCCATCGCCTGCACATCAAGCAGCACACAACCCCATCGGAATGGAGGAAAAGCTCCGGAGGCCCTTCTTCTCTGCTTTGCTCAGCTCCCCGTCACCTCGCAGTAACCCCTCGCGGAGACGACCAATCAAACTGGACTCCTGGGTGGGTTGCTCATCAACCTTTGCCCTGCTGGGTGGGCAGAGTTAACTGT is a window from the Oryzias latipes chromosome 24, ASM223467v1 genome containing:
- the LOC101163219 gene encoding low density lipoprotein receptor adapter protein 1, with protein sequence MDALKSAGRAIIKSPGVPRHTWGTSKHEKLPENWTDTKETLLEGMVFNVKYLGMTLVGQPKGEDMASAAIRRIVATARASTKKFRKVTLTVSPKGIIITDTETTDLIEDVSIYRISYCTADKTQDKVFAYVSQSQFNETLECHAFLCQKRKIAQAVTLTVAQAFKVALDLWEIAQESKKSRTCCSCTASEGQMETETRHVPSAGHPHLPSPAHQAAHNPIGMEEKLRRPFFSALLSSPSPRSNPSRRRPIKLDSWDVDDGLEDAFSSNMEVEETDSDWPSPTPNPSLAMQL